A single genomic interval of Solimonas sp. K1W22B-7 harbors:
- a CDS encoding aromatic ring-hydroxylating oxygenase subunit alpha, with product MSSAWPESWRVLDHGIRSGRYTDPAFARLEYDKLWSTVWQAAARLDEIPEVGDYATYDIGDQSVIVVRAEDGSVKTYHNVCPHRGTALSGGGNGHFPHCKIICPFHGWRWNLQGQNEYVLERGEFRGGQLQDSDVALRAVHHVVFAGFVFINFDRNPQPFDDFIAPVRELIEGLAIGQMHHYWWKALPVAANWKVAQEAFFEGYHVPATHPQLEPDSADIVMNGTPSAEAEAHFAHRNVHTEKYPHGHGRFFAGKKTPMQGHVRQAGDPIEMMAARLNLLVEGMDAMVLKEDVEIVRSLKDKPIPEGSSLGAEYVKALYTTAAQQQRPMPRPVPEILGMWGGEIFVFPNLLILPQAGNAMIYRIRPDGNDPDRCIFEIFSTRTYPAAVKPPRAEVRKITDIMDPEQVLLIPRQDFHNIPRMQKGLHSRGCKQIWLAVEHEKMILNMHQELDRYLKGTAVDTPVAGVSVA from the coding sequence GTGAGCAGCGCCTGGCCCGAAAGCTGGCGCGTCCTTGACCACGGCATCCGCAGCGGGCGCTACACCGACCCTGCGTTCGCGCGTCTGGAATACGACAAGCTCTGGAGCACTGTCTGGCAGGCCGCCGCGCGCCTGGACGAAATCCCCGAAGTGGGCGACTACGCCACCTACGACATTGGCGACCAGTCCGTCATCGTCGTGCGCGCCGAAGACGGCAGCGTCAAGACCTACCACAACGTCTGCCCGCACCGCGGCACCGCCCTGTCCGGCGGCGGCAACGGCCACTTCCCCCACTGCAAGATCATCTGCCCCTTCCACGGCTGGCGCTGGAACTTGCAGGGCCAGAACGAATACGTCCTGGAACGGGGCGAATTCCGCGGCGGCCAGCTGCAGGACAGCGACGTCGCCCTGCGTGCAGTCCACCACGTCGTCTTCGCCGGCTTCGTCTTCATCAACTTCGACCGCAACCCCCAGCCCTTCGACGACTTCATCGCCCCGGTCCGGGAGCTCATCGAAGGCCTGGCCATCGGCCAGATGCACCACTACTGGTGGAAAGCCCTGCCGGTCGCCGCCAACTGGAAAGTCGCCCAGGAAGCCTTCTTCGAGGGCTACCACGTCCCGGCCACCCACCCCCAGCTGGAACCGGACTCCGCCGACATCGTCATGAACGGCACTCCCAGCGCCGAAGCCGAAGCCCACTTCGCCCACCGCAACGTCCACACCGAGAAATACCCCCACGGCCACGGCCGCTTCTTTGCCGGCAAGAAGACCCCCATGCAGGGCCACGTCCGCCAGGCCGGCGACCCCATCGAAATGATGGCCGCCCGCCTGAATCTCCTGGTCGAAGGCATGGACGCCATGGTCCTGAAGGAAGACGTCGAGATCGTCCGCTCCCTGAAGGACAAGCCCATCCCCGAGGGCTCCAGCCTGGGCGCCGAGTACGTCAAGGCCCTGTACACCACCGCCGCACAGCAGCAGCGGCCCATGCCCAGGCCCGTCCCCGAGATCCTGGGCATGTGGGGCGGCGAGATCTTCGTCTTCCCCAACCTCTTGATCCTGCCGCAGGCCGGCAACGCCATGATCTACCGCATCCGGCCCGATGGGAACGACCCGGACCGCTGCATCTTCGAGATCTTCTCCACCAGGACCTACCCGGCCGCAGTGAAACCGCCGCGGGCCGAGGTCCGGAAGATCACCGACATCATGGACCCGGAGCAGGTGCTGCTGATCCCGCGCCAGGACTTCCACAACATCCCGCGCATGCAGAAGGGTCTGCACTCCCGCGGCTGCAAGCAGATCTGGCTGGCCGTTGAGCACGAGAAGATGATCCTCAACATGCACCAGGAACTGGATCGCTATCTGAAGGGCACCGCCGTTGACACGCCGGTCGCTGGAGTATCCGTCGCATGA
- a CDS encoding thiamine pyrophosphate-dependent dehydrogenase E1 component subunit alpha gives MPTTESLSPAALLAVYTLALRIHLVDERFRGLLRSGRLAAVYYSPRGQEILAAAMGVHLNARDYLVTTYRGIHDQLAKGIPLRSLFAEYYGKATGACKGKGGAMHITHPASGVMVTTGVVGSGLPIANGLAWASQLKGEDRVTLCCFGDGASNIGAFHEALNLAALWKLPVIFLCQNNGYGECTPYGKATASARISDRAAAYGPNMLGVTVDGNDPEAMWTASAAAVARARSGEGPTLLEAKTFRFMGHYFGDPGAYIPKAEYDAALAKDPMPATRAAVLASGISEAELEDLKKQIEADIDDALQFALDSPVPDLDEINRDIYADPTGAPA, from the coding sequence ATGCCTACCACCGAATCCCTCTCTCCAGCGGCACTGCTGGCCGTCTACACCCTCGCCCTGCGCATCCACCTGGTGGACGAGCGCTTCCGCGGTCTTCTGCGGTCGGGCCGCCTGGCGGCGGTGTACTACTCCCCGCGCGGCCAGGAGATCCTGGCGGCGGCGATGGGCGTACACCTGAATGCCCGCGACTACCTGGTGACCACCTACCGCGGCATCCACGACCAGCTGGCCAAGGGGATCCCGCTACGGTCCCTGTTCGCCGAGTACTACGGCAAGGCCACCGGCGCCTGCAAGGGCAAGGGCGGCGCCATGCACATCACCCACCCCGCCTCCGGCGTGATGGTCACGACGGGTGTCGTGGGCAGCGGCCTGCCGATCGCCAACGGCCTGGCCTGGGCCAGCCAGCTCAAGGGCGAGGACCGGGTCACCCTGTGCTGCTTCGGTGATGGCGCCTCCAACATCGGCGCCTTCCACGAAGCCCTCAACCTGGCCGCCCTGTGGAAACTGCCGGTGATCTTCCTGTGCCAGAACAACGGCTACGGCGAATGCACCCCGTACGGCAAGGCCACCGCCTCCGCCCGCATCTCCGATCGTGCCGCCGCCTACGGCCCCAACATGTTGGGCGTCACCGTCGACGGCAACGACCCAGAAGCCATGTGGACCGCCTCTGCCGCCGCCGTCGCCCGCGCAAGGTCCGGCGAAGGCCCCACGCTCCTGGAAGCCAAGACCTTCCGCTTCATGGGCCACTACTTCGGCGACCCCGGCGCCTACATCCCCAAGGCCGAATACGACGCCGCCCTGGCCAAGGACCCCATGCCCGCCACCCGCGCCGCCGTCCTGGCCAGCGGCATCAGCGAAGCCGAGCTGGAAGACCTGAAAAAGCAGATCGAAGCCGACATCGACGACGCCCTGCAGTTCGCCCTCGACAGCCCCGTGCCGGACCTCGACGAAATCAACCGCGACATCTACGCAGACCCCACGGGAGCCCCGGCATGA
- a CDS encoding biotin/lipoyl-containing protein, translated as MSTEVRIPQIGFSAQEGTLTEWLVPDGGQVEAGKPLYTLELDKSVQEVEAPASGMLKVHAATGEVYPIGALIAEIL; from the coding sequence ATGAGCACCGAAGTCCGCATCCCGCAGATCGGGTTCTCCGCCCAGGAAGGCACCTTGACCGAATGGCTGGTGCCCGACGGCGGCCAGGTGGAGGCGGGCAAGCCGCTCTACACCCTGGAGCTGGACAAGTCGGTGCAGGAGGTCGAGGCGCCGGCCTCGGGCATGCTCAAGGTCCATGCGGCTACCGGTGAGGTCTATCCCATCGGGGCATTGATCGCGGAGATCCTGTGA
- a CDS encoding alpha-ketoacid dehydrogenase subunit beta, giving the protein MNAPTAATTATKTISFTEAYSRALHDAMEMDPRVIMLGEDIADEEGGGVFKVTKGLSTKFGSRVRTTPISEQAIVGAAVGAALAGLRPVAEIMLMNFITVPMDQIVNHAAKLRFMSGGQTHVPITIRTRTGAGAGTAGQHSDMLEAWFAHVAGMKVVIPSSPADAYGLLLGCIFDEDPCLFIEDAMTRTQTGPEPEKGKIIPLGQANVAREGTDVTVIGYGRPLRDTLVIAEKLAAEGISVEVLDLRTVSPLDTDSILKSVAKTQRAVVVHEAPRSFGAGAEVAARIQEHLYSELKAPVLRVASRDVTVPFAKVLEQEYLYKPSAIEASIRQTLNGKGRR; this is encoded by the coding sequence ATGAACGCCCCCACTGCCGCCACCACCGCCACGAAAACCATCAGCTTCACCGAGGCCTACTCCCGCGCCCTGCATGACGCCATGGAGATGGACCCCCGCGTCATCATGCTGGGCGAAGACATCGCCGACGAAGAGGGCGGCGGCGTGTTCAAGGTCACCAAGGGCCTGTCCACCAAGTTTGGATCCAGAGTCCGCACCACCCCGATCTCCGAACAGGCCATCGTCGGCGCCGCCGTCGGCGCCGCCCTGGCCGGCCTGCGTCCCGTGGCCGAGATCATGCTGATGAACTTCATCACCGTACCGATGGACCAGATCGTCAACCACGCCGCCAAGCTGCGCTTCATGTCCGGCGGCCAGACCCACGTCCCGATCACCATCCGCACCCGTACCGGCGCCGGGGCCGGCACCGCCGGCCAGCACTCCGACATGCTGGAAGCCTGGTTCGCCCACGTCGCCGGCATGAAGGTCGTCATCCCCTCCAGCCCCGCGGACGCCTACGGCCTGCTGCTGGGCTGCATCTTCGACGAGGATCCCTGCCTGTTCATCGAAGACGCCATGACCCGCACCCAGACCGGTCCCGAGCCGGAGAAGGGCAAGATCATCCCCTTGGGCCAGGCCAACGTCGCAAGAGAGGGAACGGATGTCACCGTCATCGGCTACGGCCGCCCCCTGCGCGACACCCTGGTCATCGCAGAGAAGCTCGCCGCCGAAGGCATCTCCGTCGAAGTCCTGGACCTGCGCACCGTCTCGCCGCTGGACACCGACAGCATCCTCAAATCGGTGGCCAAGACCCAAAGAGCGGTCGTGGTCCACGAAGCTCCCCGCAGCTTCGGCGCCGGTGCCGAAGTCGCCGCCCGCATCCAGGAGCACCTGTACAGCGAACTCAAGGCCCCGGTGCTGCGCGTGGCCTCGCGCGACGTCACCGTGCCCTTCGCCAAGGTGCTGGAGCAGGAATACCTCTACAAACCCAGCGCGATCGAGGCTTCGATCCGCCAGACCCTGAACGGGAAGGGCCGCCGATGA
- a CDS encoding acyl-CoA dehydrogenase, protein MNFELSEEQQMMRESFSRFLSEQSSTLRVRAALPSGFDAALWRGLAELGAFSIRVPEDAGGLGLGLLDAVLLMEEAGRTLASGPVAETLVAARLLALLGGQAELLERVMSGAAVVGIAFHDIASRPLQWVAGGNVAVAVIARHGDEIVLVNAAGAAQAEENLASTAIAELRLAALPRSTLAHGTEALRALAQAQEEWKLLIAAALAGLGRESLRLAAAYASERKQFGQFIGQFQAISHPLADLLCEVDGGKFLVWRAIRDIADGSAEAAAGVSIAAWWNTQAAARAVAQALHTFGGYGLTTEYDIFLFNLRAKAWPLVLGDPQRLLEEAGRRLYAGEKAALPEAGDCPIDFDLGDDARAITAEIDAFFDKHVTPAMREKFHYSWEGYNPEINRKLAEANLLFPGLKREMGGRGLSPYAKIAAMDAFEHQGYNNPAANVAQMVSLIMYRFGSDELKRDVLSKVMSGEVICSLGYSEPGSGSDVFAAQCRATPDGDGWRIDGTKMFTSGANLASYVLMLCRTNTEVAKHKGLTMFIVPLKADGVTIQPVYTFQDERTNITFYDGVRIPDSYRLGDVDGGVRTMSASLELEHGGGFSKVMRAMLKAAEDLCREIQEEGRPLLEDRSAQARLARSKAHLWVSDMLAFRAQWTIAEKKPNLAYGPMAKLFSSEKFLTDARDLLDLTAPYSLSKRAGAAGLLNQCYRHAQGTTIYGGTSEVHRSMIAERALGMPRTRA, encoded by the coding sequence ATGAATTTCGAGTTGTCCGAAGAACAGCAGATGATGCGCGAGTCCTTCTCGCGCTTTCTCAGTGAGCAGAGCAGCACGCTGCGCGTCCGCGCCGCCCTGCCTTCCGGCTTCGACGCGGCGCTGTGGCGCGGCCTGGCCGAACTCGGGGCGTTCTCGATCCGCGTGCCTGAGGACGCGGGTGGCCTGGGCCTGGGCCTGCTGGATGCCGTGCTGCTGATGGAGGAGGCGGGACGTACGCTGGCCTCCGGTCCGGTTGCCGAAACGCTGGTCGCCGCGCGTCTGCTGGCGCTGCTGGGCGGGCAAGCGGAACTGCTGGAGCGTGTCATGAGCGGCGCCGCGGTGGTCGGCATCGCCTTCCACGACATCGCGAGCCGACCGCTGCAATGGGTGGCCGGCGGCAATGTGGCGGTCGCGGTGATCGCCCGCCATGGCGACGAGATCGTGCTGGTCAATGCCGCCGGCGCGGCGCAGGCCGAGGAGAACCTGGCCTCGACCGCCATCGCCGAACTGCGCCTGGCGGCATTGCCGCGCAGCACGCTGGCGCACGGCACCGAGGCGCTCAGGGCTTTGGCGCAGGCCCAGGAGGAATGGAAGCTGCTGATTGCGGCGGCCCTCGCCGGGCTCGGGCGCGAATCGCTGCGGCTGGCCGCGGCCTATGCCAGCGAGCGCAAGCAGTTCGGGCAGTTCATCGGCCAGTTCCAGGCGATCTCGCATCCGCTCGCCGACCTGCTCTGCGAGGTGGACGGCGGCAAGTTCCTGGTCTGGCGCGCCATCCGCGACATCGCCGATGGCAGCGCGGAAGCGGCCGCCGGGGTTTCCATCGCCGCCTGGTGGAACACGCAGGCCGCGGCCCGCGCCGTTGCGCAGGCCCTGCACACCTTCGGCGGCTACGGCCTCACCACCGAGTACGACATCTTCCTGTTCAACCTGCGCGCCAAGGCCTGGCCGCTGGTGCTGGGTGACCCGCAGCGCCTGCTCGAGGAAGCCGGACGGCGCCTCTACGCGGGCGAGAAGGCGGCCCTGCCGGAGGCCGGTGACTGCCCCATCGACTTCGACCTGGGTGACGATGCCCGCGCCATCACCGCGGAGATCGACGCGTTCTTCGACAAGCACGTCACCCCGGCGATGCGCGAGAAGTTCCACTACAGCTGGGAAGGCTACAACCCCGAGATCAACCGCAAGCTCGCCGAGGCCAACCTGCTGTTCCCGGGCCTGAAGCGTGAGATGGGGGGGCGCGGCCTGTCGCCCTACGCCAAGATCGCGGCCATGGATGCCTTCGAGCACCAGGGCTACAACAACCCGGCGGCGAACGTGGCTCAGATGGTGTCGCTGATCATGTATCGCTTCGGCAGCGACGAACTCAAGCGCGACGTGCTGAGCAAGGTCATGTCGGGCGAGGTGATCTGCAGCCTGGGCTATTCCGAGCCCGGCTCCGGCTCCGACGTGTTCGCGGCTCAATGCCGCGCGACACCCGATGGCGACGGCTGGCGCATCGACGGCACCAAGATGTTCACCAGCGGCGCGAACCTGGCCAGCTACGTGCTGATGCTCTGCCGCACCAATACCGAGGTGGCCAAGCACAAGGGCCTGACCATGTTCATCGTCCCGCTGAAGGCCGATGGCGTGACCATCCAGCCGGTCTACACCTTCCAGGACGAGCGCACCAACATCACCTTCTACGACGGCGTGCGCATCCCCGACAGCTACCGTCTGGGCGATGTCGATGGCGGCGTGCGCACCATGAGCGCGAGCCTGGAACTCGAGCATGGCGGCGGTTTCTCCAAGGTGATGCGCGCGATGCTCAAGGCCGCTGAAGATCTGTGCCGCGAGATACAGGAAGAGGGCAGGCCGCTGCTGGAGGACCGCTCCGCCCAGGCCCGCTTGGCCCGCAGCAAGGCCCACCTCTGGGTGTCGGACATGCTGGCCTTCCGCGCGCAGTGGACCATCGCGGAGAAGAAGCCGAACCTGGCCTACGGGCCGATGGCCAAGCTGTTCTCCTCGGAGAAATTCCTGACCGACGCCCGCGACCTGCTCGACCTCACGGCGCCGTACTCGCTGTCCAAGCGCGCCGGTGCGGCCGGCCTGCTGAATCAGTGCTATCGTCATGCGCAGGGTACGACGATTTACGGTGGCACCAGCGAAGTCCACCGCAGCATGATTGCCGAGCGTGCGCTGGGGATGCCGCGCACGCGCGCCTGA
- a CDS encoding enoyl-CoA hydratase/isomerase family protein: protein MSEAPHLLTEDDGAILVVTLNRPDKLNALTGELMALFEQGLHRFRDTPELKVMLIRATGRYFCSGADLRGGSEPRVQAAPSASSIRESHRLKLHGMHRIYDEMEAIEKPIVVAHHAMCMGGGLELSLSCDFRLAAKSARYAFPEGKFGVIPASNGVSRLSRMIGTHWTRYLIMANLPVDADRALIMGLVHEVFPDESFGEDTMRFCRHLAEQNGEQMGMAKLAIELAHDVGLAQARNVERMANSALMLNPAYIEGMKRYIQGIGGKKSGD from the coding sequence GTGTCAGAAGCCCCGCATCTGCTGACCGAGGACGACGGCGCGATCCTGGTCGTCACGCTCAATCGCCCCGACAAGCTCAATGCCCTCACCGGCGAACTGATGGCGCTGTTCGAGCAGGGCCTGCATCGCTTCCGCGATACGCCGGAACTCAAGGTCATGCTGATCCGCGCGACCGGCCGCTATTTCTGCTCCGGCGCGGACCTGCGCGGCGGCAGCGAGCCGCGCGTCCAGGCGGCTCCCTCGGCCTCGTCGATCCGCGAGAGCCATCGCCTGAAGCTGCACGGCATGCACCGCATCTACGACGAGATGGAGGCGATCGAGAAGCCGATCGTCGTCGCGCATCACGCCATGTGCATGGGCGGCGGCCTGGAGCTGTCGCTGTCCTGCGATTTCCGCCTGGCCGCCAAGAGTGCGCGCTATGCCTTCCCCGAGGGCAAGTTCGGCGTCATTCCCGCTTCCAATGGCGTCAGCCGCCTGTCGCGCATGATCGGCACGCACTGGACGCGTTACCTGATCATGGCCAACCTGCCGGTCGATGCCGACCGCGCGCTGATCATGGGCTTGGTCCACGAGGTCTTCCCGGACGAAAGCTTCGGCGAGGACACGATGCGCTTCTGCCGCCACCTGGCCGAGCAGAACGGCGAGCAGATGGGCATGGCCAAGCTCGCCATCGAACTGGCGCATGACGTCGGCCTGGCGCAGGCGCGCAATGTCGAGCGCATGGCCAACAGTGCGCTGATGCTGAACCCCGCCTACATCGAGGGAATGAAGCGCTACATCCAGGGTATCGGCGGCAAGAAGAGCGGCGACTGA
- a CDS encoding SDR family oxidoreductase produces the protein MSKLIVITGAGVGLGRALARRFVADGDSVVLLGRTAAKVEAVAAELGARAMAVACDVASPESVKAAFAAIAGRHPRIDVLINNAAVFEPFLIAEASDEQIMQTVTTNLAGPMLCARSAIPLMGRGSHIINISSESVGMRFPHLVAYQCSKAGLERFSEGLHHELEADGIRVTNVRAGQMFEEGKTWDVSPEARMRFGKAAMEAGLNLRERPISQFTSVTHAFRSLIDLPPDLHAISISLGARRPGDATPAA, from the coding sequence ATGTCCAAGCTCATCGTGATCACCGGCGCCGGCGTCGGCCTGGGCCGCGCGCTGGCGCGGCGCTTCGTGGCCGACGGCGACAGCGTCGTGCTGCTGGGCCGCACAGCGGCGAAGGTCGAGGCCGTGGCCGCCGAGCTCGGCGCGCGCGCCATGGCGGTCGCCTGCGACGTGGCCTCGCCGGAGTCGGTGAAGGCCGCTTTCGCCGCGATCGCCGGGCGCCATCCGCGCATCGACGTGCTGATCAACAACGCGGCGGTGTTCGAGCCCTTCCTGATCGCCGAGGCCAGCGACGAGCAGATCATGCAGACGGTGACCACCAACCTGGCCGGGCCGATGCTCTGCGCCCGCTCGGCGATACCGCTGATGGGCCGCGGCAGCCACATCATCAACATCAGCAGCGAATCGGTGGGCATGCGCTTCCCTCACCTGGTGGCCTACCAGTGCTCCAAGGCCGGGCTCGAGCGTTTCTCCGAAGGCCTGCACCACGAACTCGAAGCCGACGGCATCCGCGTCACCAACGTGCGCGCCGGGCAGATGTTCGAGGAGGGCAAGACCTGGGACGTATCGCCGGAGGCGCGCATGCGCTTCGGCAAGGCGGCGATGGAAGCCGGGCTGAACCTGCGCGAGCGTCCGATCTCGCAGTTCACCTCGGTGACCCATGCCTTCCGCTCGCTGATCGACCTGCCGCCCGACCTGCACGCGATCAGCATCTCGCTCGGTGCCCGCAGGCCCGGAGACGCAACACCGGCCGCCTGA
- a CDS encoding TetR/AcrR family transcriptional regulator, producing MRQPPKAGKTTVKKAGKAASPRRQYDSPLRRQQAAETRERIIAAGAEIAHRLPAWDWSQMTFKAVGELAGVSERTVHRYIATERQLRDAVLQRLFQESGISLDGLTLGDFAGIATRAYRYISSFTVSHYPVTDPTFAAMDQHRRAALIGAVVQSTPGWSQEQREIVASMLDMFWHPALNERLTTSWQFDADRASQAMTWMIGLINKAIQQGHKP from the coding sequence ATGAGGCAACCCCCGAAAGCAGGCAAGACGACCGTCAAGAAGGCCGGCAAGGCTGCGAGCCCGCGCCGGCAGTACGACAGCCCCTTGCGGCGGCAGCAGGCCGCGGAGACCCGCGAGCGCATCATCGCCGCCGGTGCCGAGATCGCGCACCGGCTGCCGGCCTGGGACTGGAGCCAGATGACCTTCAAGGCAGTGGGAGAGCTGGCCGGCGTCAGCGAGCGCACCGTGCATCGCTACATCGCCACCGAGCGCCAGCTGCGCGACGCCGTGCTGCAGCGCCTGTTCCAAGAGTCCGGCATCAGCCTCGACGGCCTTACCCTGGGCGACTTCGCCGGCATCGCCACGCGCGCCTACCGCTACATCTCCTCGTTCACGGTCTCGCACTACCCGGTGACGGACCCGACCTTCGCCGCGATGGACCAGCACCGGCGCGCGGCACTGATCGGCGCGGTGGTGCAGTCCACCCCGGGCTGGTCGCAGGAACAGCGGGAGATCGTGGCGTCGATGCTCGACATGTTCTGGCACCCGGCGCTCAACGAGCGCCTGACCACCAGCTGGCAGTTCGACGCCGACCGCGCCAGCCAGGCGATGACCTGGATGATCGGCCTGATCAACAAGGCGATCCAGCAGGGCCACAAGCCCTGA